Sequence from the Desulfovibrio intestinalis genome:
CGTCTGCGCTGTTGCCGTCGCCATCGTCGAACATGAAGTTATTGCCCAAAAGCTGCTTGCAGCGTTTTTTCATGTCAGCGGCGGCCCGTGCGAGATCAAAGCTGCTTTGAAAGCTGGTGGCGCACACGCCCACAATGGTGAGGGACATAAGAGGGAAGCGCTCTTCCTGGTGGTTGCGGTTTTTGCCTTCGATGTAGCCGTTCTGAAAATCCTCGGCGTTATAGTAGGCGGCGACGCCCTGGGCAAAAGCGCTGATGATGTCCTGACAGACCTTTTCGGCCTCGGACCTTTCGGTGACGGCGATAAAATCGTCGCCGCCGATGTGACCCACGAAGTCCCCTTCAGGCGTGTTTTCTGAAATGATGGATGCAAGGCGCTTGAGCACGCGGTCGCCGTTTTTGAAGCCGTACTTGTCGTTGTAGGCCTTGAAGTTGTCGATATCGAAATAGAGCACGCGCTTGTCCAGGTTGAGCCGCACAAGGCGTTCCAGCTCAATATCAATAAGGGCGTTGCCCGGCAGTTCTGAAAGCGGGTTGAGCTGGCGGGCATTGGCCACTTCAAGCTCGATGCTTTTTTCAAGCAGTTCGCGCACGGTGACGATGCCCGCATAGTTGCCGTCGCGGGTAACAGTTACAAAGTCGTATATCTGGTTGCTTTCACGCCGCATGGCGTGGCGGGAGACCACATCAATGGTGGTCTGGTGGTCTACGCTTAAAAACCCCTTGTCCATAACAGAAGCAACGGTTTTGCCCGCAAAGAGCGAAAAGCCGAAGCGCCCGCTCAACTGGCGGTGCAGGTGGTGGCGCATGACAGTGCCCAAGGGTTTGCCATCGTCAACAACGCACAGTCCTTGCAAGCTTTCGTCGTGTTCAAAGCGTTCTACAACCTCAAGCACAGGCAAAGTAGGGGAAACCGTGAAGCCGGGGCGTATGATGTGCCGCACATGAAACTTGTGTACGCGTGCGCCGAAAAAGCGATTCTTGATCTTGTTTTCGCGGTGGATAAAGCGCACCACATGCTCGGCAATGGGCTGGGGCTGCGGGGCCGGGCGCTGGATAAAGTAACCCTGGCCGTAAGGCACGTCGAAGCTGATGAGGGTTGCCAGTTCTTCTTCCGTTTCAATGCCCTCGGCAATGATGCGCGTGTTGGTCAGCGACGCAAATTCCTGCATGCTCTTGATAAGCGCCTGCCGGGTGAGGTCTTTGTCCACCCCGCGAATGAGGCGCATATCCAGCTTGATGAAGTGGGGCTGCACGTCTGAAATAAGGTTGAGGCCGGAATATCCGGCCCCTGCGTCGTCAATGCTTATCTGGTAGTTTTGAGCCTTATAGTGCTCAATGATCTTTTTAAAGCCGCGCAAATTGTCCACGGATTCGCGTTCCGTGATTTCAAAAACCATATCTTCGGCGCTGATGGCAAAGCGGGTAAGATATTCTTTGGTGAAGCCCACACCAAAGTGCGGGTCTTGTATAATGTTGGGATTGACGTTGAGAAAAAGGCGTATGCCCGTGGCGATCTGCCGTGCCGCCTTGAGGGCGCTGTAGCGGAACAGATGCTCCAGCTCAAGCATGCGCCCGTGGCGCAGGGCCGCGTTGATGAGGGCTTCGGGATTTTCAAGAGGGTTGCCCGCCGGGCCGCGTCCAAGGGCTTCGTAGCCGAAAATGGAGCCGTCCCGCAGGGATATTATGGGTTGCAGCACACTGTGGATGCTTTTGTTATGCAAAACATCCCACAGGGCTTGCCGTTCTTCCGCAGCCAGAGCGGTGGCACGCGCGGCGGCGCGGGCTGCGGCCCGCATGGCGGCCAAAGGTTTTTCCAGAGGGCGCGGGCCTGGGCACAGGACCAGCGGTTCGTTGCCGGAAGTAAGAGGGCTTTGCACTAACGGCGTGGGCATAATCAGTCTCCGGTGAGGTGATGAATTGCCCAAAGAAGTAGCGCGCCAATATGGCAATACGGTTACAGTTTTACATGTTTTTGCGTATGTTGGCAGATGATTGCGCGATACCGAATATTGTTTTTAGTAGCGCGTAATATAAGTGCTTTTTAGTTTGTGCCCCAGAGTGTCATTCCAGCGAATGTTACCGTCAGACGAGACAGCAGAAGGGCGGTGACAATAATGACACAAAGCACAATTTGTTGGCTGTTGGCTTATATTATACGCTGTTAATTGTGACAGTTGCGGTAATGAGGCTGTTTTTAAGAAGAGGATGCGGTTCGGCTGGTGCGCGTTTGGTTGCCGCCAATTGTGTCTGTCGCTAGTTGGGGATTGTGGCCCTGAAGAGGGCCAGATTACCACGGGCAGAATGTAAACAGATACGCCCCCGAGATTCGAGGGCGTATCTGTTTGTTCGTGTGGTCTGCCGCCCCGGTTTACCGAAAGGGCAGGGGGGTATTATATGTTGTTATAACGCTAGGCGACGGGTGCGAAAGTTACTTGCCGCGGTTTGCCTTGGCCTTTCGCTTTTCCGCCATTTTCTTTCTATGTTCATCTTCTTCAAGCTGGGCACGCCGCTTGTCAAAAGGCACTCAGCCACAGTTCATGCGGTCCATTGGCAGCCAGCCTTTCTTGAGGGCGAGCAGATAAAACGCTGCAACACCACCAAAGATCAGCAATAAAATCAAGATATCTGCCATAGTGTTCTCCTGCTGCCGGGTGGTGCTGCATGGGTGGCAAGCAAATGGGTATGCGCCTGCACGTTTGCCAGTAGCCATAAAACTGCGGTGCAGCACTGGAATTTTTGCATACGATCAGCGCCCGGCGTGGCAAGGCTTGAGCAGCCTGGCCATACTATCAAAATGCTGCTGAACAGCGGAAAGTCCAGCCTTGCAGTGATGTGTGGATGGATTTTCTTAGCGTAGAACTATGGATGTGGCAATGGCGTGGGGATACACGAATGGCCGCTCGTTTGTAACAACTCTTCAATAATTAGAGGCTCAGAGATTAAATCGGTAGTTAATTTTCAGATAGAAAAATATCGCTGATCAAATGCTGGTCAATTCAAATCCAAATTGCTTTAAGCGCTCTTTTTGTTCTTGATTGGGAGATGGTATTGCCCATATTAACCAATGTCTTGGTCGAGAGCTTGCAACATACGCAATT
This genomic interval carries:
- a CDS encoding GGDEF domain-containing protein — translated: MPTPLVQSPLTSGNEPLVLCPGPRPLEKPLAAMRAAARAAARATALAAEERQALWDVLHNKSIHSVLQPIISLRDGSIFGYEALGRGPAGNPLENPEALINAALRHGRMLELEHLFRYSALKAARQIATGIRLFLNVNPNIIQDPHFGVGFTKEYLTRFAISAEDMVFEITERESVDNLRGFKKIIEHYKAQNYQISIDDAGAGYSGLNLISDVQPHFIKLDMRLIRGVDKDLTRQALIKSMQEFASLTNTRIIAEGIETEEELATLISFDVPYGQGYFIQRPAPQPQPIAEHVVRFIHRENKIKNRFFGARVHKFHVRHIIRPGFTVSPTLPVLEVVERFEHDESLQGLCVVDDGKPLGTVMRHHLHRQLSGRFGFSLFAGKTVASVMDKGFLSVDHQTTIDVVSRHAMRRESNQIYDFVTVTRDGNYAGIVTVRELLEKSIELEVANARQLNPLSELPGNALIDIELERLVRLNLDKRVLYFDIDNFKAYNDKYGFKNGDRVLKRLASIISENTPEGDFVGHIGGDDFIAVTERSEAEKVCQDIISAFAQGVAAYYNAEDFQNGYIEGKNRNHQEERFPLMSLTIVGVCATSFQSSFDLARAAADMKKRCKQLLGNNFMFDDGDGNSADEDSAQ